Proteins encoded in a region of the Myxococcus virescens genome:
- a CDS encoding dienelactone hydrolase family protein, which translates to MRPSTPDSTADDPLDDFARRPLTLNDAMRTVYVAGHGPAVIVMAEMPGISPHVARFARWVRDAGFTVYMPSLFGRDGAYPRTEEGRAIMQRACVSAEFRAFAANESSPVTQWLRALARLAHEECGGPGVGAIGMCFTGNFALSMMLESAMLAPVMCQPSLPLSDAGAIQLAPDELAAVKERLERDDLTVLAYRFEGDRFCTAQRFQAYTAALGKRFVPRVLPTSAANPTPPPFFAEVVGCAHSVVTAHLIDAEGEPTRAARDEILAFFAQRLGREGAQSTA; encoded by the coding sequence ATGCGTCCATCCACACCTGACTCCACGGCCGACGACCCTCTCGATGACTTCGCCCGGCGGCCCCTCACCCTCAACGACGCCATGCGAACGGTCTACGTCGCCGGCCACGGCCCCGCCGTCATCGTCATGGCCGAGATGCCAGGCATCAGCCCGCACGTCGCCCGCTTCGCGCGTTGGGTCCGCGACGCGGGCTTCACTGTCTACATGCCTTCGCTCTTCGGCAGGGACGGTGCCTACCCTCGCACGGAGGAGGGGCGTGCCATCATGCAACGCGCCTGCGTGAGCGCGGAGTTCCGAGCGTTCGCGGCGAATGAGTCGAGCCCCGTGACGCAGTGGCTGCGTGCCCTGGCACGCCTCGCCCATGAGGAGTGTGGCGGACCGGGGGTCGGCGCGATTGGGATGTGCTTCACGGGGAACTTCGCGCTCTCGATGATGCTCGAATCCGCGATGCTCGCTCCCGTCATGTGTCAGCCGTCGCTGCCCCTGAGCGACGCCGGCGCGATTCAACTGGCGCCTGACGAGCTTGCCGCCGTGAAGGAGCGCCTCGAACGTGACGACCTGACGGTGCTCGCCTATCGGTTCGAGGGAGACCGATTCTGCACGGCGCAGCGATTCCAGGCATATACGGCCGCGCTCGGAAAGCGCTTCGTTCCCCGAGTGCTGCCCACGTCCGCCGCGAACCCGACGCCGCCCCCCTTCTTCGCGGAAGTCGTCGGGTGCGCCCACAGCGTCGTGACTGCCCATCTCATCGACGCGGAGGGCGAGCCCACTCGCGCGGCGCGAGACGAAATCCTCGCCTTCTTCGCTCAGCGGCTGGGACGCGAGGGAGCACAAAGCACGGCGTGA
- a CDS encoding Ig-like domain-containing protein, whose protein sequence is MTQNGAAHRNQALLGVFQTEDYEVEALLRFPQTGVPAGAVVQSATLRFAVETYTSDFSIRGAYVQAPWNLGANGLGWQFRDDGLEWDRLGAVGQGTDLVAGSSFEVSTFPGTVSVHDVPLDVAVVQSWVDDPSTNQGVMLANSKVGKVAKVFTSLATQPERRPLLTIEYTAPAPRSDTTPPSVAITAPAAGATVQGVVGITVDASDDVGVVGVQLRIDGRNLDSTQLDTHLFRNGNHVLTAHARDAAGNLTTSAPILVTIANVVVDTTPPEVQVTAPVAGEAVSGPFTVRMSASDNVGVTRVHVELDGVQVGAPDVAAPWSVTLDTEALQPYGLRQLTAVARDAAGNVTVSAPVSVNVSAPPPDVTPPQVQIVAPESGVTVGGTLQVRVDAHDNVRVAGVQLQVNGQDFGPEDLSYPYWINVSTTLLGDGTFPMTAVARDRAGNQTTSAPVMLTIANGPPVVLDIPVAHPRVWFTADRLARAQAYFAQHPYTPVANVQAPEQAIDAAMHSLLTGTPASCRAAIDWAVRTEIPISENTVSSDPARWYGEAAILTYDWCFAHLLPAERTLLINRWNFAIEALNANPWGGIGMEGNNYYTGYFRNALLWAIASWHENQPFANELLQYAMKSRWAFSLRPYLDGPAAGGAPHEGSTYGRRTFGYMTVPFTTLGLYGHDMWNQTDYFMASVFWSIYSTTPGPTRRGQFQLFETFPFNDDERWLNRWNPSNTAQTSLGSYFAPLIEEWSDQPIAGYAKRFLELTGHPIDDRLIRYVYSDTLAAVPSRDLAELPLDYHAPGLGMVYAKTAWAPDATLVNLQFGVTANAGHEHRDSGNFQVWRAGEFLTRETVGYANSIVGYAGGAAVDCASPVGHNTLLFEGRGTVGYYHHAPQMLRLESSSVASYAAVDLTGVYDLNAEWAHREAEVGNPHAGRVVRETLLVRPLDTLIVFDRLESARDDATVAKTFLVHFPESPVLMGNTWSANSGGQQLRVSTLVPANPVRRIIDERGPVRGDGTYPYPVGQFRGEIETRGEVVSHFLHVVQAKDVADSAALQLTLDETATAYSVTLSHPTRGSAVVRFEKGIESTGGSFGYAASGAVTPAPLRAGVQAMTVTPSGPVWGP, encoded by the coding sequence ATGACGCAGAACGGTGCGGCGCATCGCAATCAGGCGCTGCTCGGGGTGTTCCAGACCGAGGACTATGAGGTCGAGGCCTTGTTGCGCTTCCCGCAGACGGGCGTGCCGGCTGGGGCGGTGGTTCAGAGTGCGACGCTGCGTTTCGCGGTGGAGACCTACACCAGCGACTTCTCGATTCGAGGCGCATACGTGCAGGCGCCCTGGAACCTGGGGGCCAACGGACTGGGATGGCAGTTCCGCGACGATGGGCTGGAGTGGGACCGGCTGGGGGCGGTCGGGCAGGGGACGGACCTGGTCGCCGGTTCGTCGTTCGAGGTCTCCACGTTTCCGGGCACGGTGAGCGTGCACGACGTGCCACTCGACGTGGCGGTGGTGCAGTCGTGGGTCGACGACCCGTCGACCAACCAGGGCGTGATGTTGGCGAACTCGAAGGTTGGGAAGGTGGCCAAGGTCTTCACCAGCCTGGCCACCCAGCCGGAGCGTCGGCCGCTCCTCACCATTGAGTACACCGCGCCTGCGCCGCGCAGCGATACCACGCCTCCGTCCGTTGCAATCACGGCGCCCGCGGCAGGCGCGACGGTGCAGGGCGTGGTCGGCATCACCGTGGACGCGAGCGACGACGTCGGCGTGGTCGGCGTGCAGCTGCGCATCGACGGCCGCAACCTCGACTCGACGCAGCTCGACACCCACCTGTTCCGCAATGGAAACCATGTGTTGACCGCGCACGCGCGCGACGCCGCTGGCAACCTCACCACCTCGGCGCCGATCCTCGTCACCATCGCCAACGTGGTTGTCGACACCACGCCTCCCGAGGTGCAGGTCACCGCGCCCGTCGCGGGAGAGGCCGTCAGTGGTCCCTTCACGGTGCGGATGAGCGCGAGCGACAACGTGGGCGTCACCCGGGTCCACGTCGAGCTCGACGGCGTTCAGGTCGGCGCGCCGGACGTGGCCGCCCCCTGGTCGGTGACGCTCGACACCGAGGCGCTCCAGCCCTATGGGCTCCGGCAGCTGACCGCGGTGGCTCGCGATGCCGCTGGCAATGTCACCGTCTCCGCGCCGGTATCCGTCAACGTGAGCGCGCCACCTCCCGACGTCACGCCGCCCCAGGTCCAGATCGTCGCGCCCGAGAGCGGCGTGACGGTGGGCGGTACCCTCCAAGTCAGGGTCGACGCCCATGACAATGTGAGGGTTGCGGGCGTGCAGTTGCAGGTGAACGGACAGGACTTCGGGCCCGAAGACCTCAGCTATCCCTATTGGATCAACGTCTCCACCACGCTGCTAGGGGACGGCACCTTCCCGATGACGGCGGTGGCGCGGGACCGCGCCGGCAACCAGACCACCTCGGCGCCCGTCATGTTGACCATCGCCAACGGGCCGCCCGTGGTGCTCGATATCCCGGTGGCGCATCCGCGGGTGTGGTTCACGGCGGACCGGCTGGCCCGGGCCCAGGCGTACTTCGCGCAGCACCCGTATACGCCCGTCGCGAACGTGCAAGCGCCCGAACAGGCCATCGATGCGGCAATGCACTCGCTGCTCACCGGCACCCCGGCCTCGTGCCGCGCCGCGATTGACTGGGCGGTGCGCACCGAGATTCCCATCTCCGAGAACACGGTGTCGAGCGATCCGGCCCGCTGGTACGGCGAGGCGGCCATCCTCACCTACGATTGGTGTTTCGCCCACCTGCTTCCGGCGGAGCGCACGCTCCTGATCAACCGCTGGAACTTCGCCATCGAGGCGCTCAACGCCAATCCGTGGGGCGGCATCGGCATGGAGGGCAACAACTACTACACGGGGTATTTCCGCAACGCGCTCCTGTGGGCCATTGCCAGCTGGCATGAAAACCAGCCGTTCGCCAACGAGCTCCTGCAGTACGCGATGAAGTCACGCTGGGCCTTCTCGCTGCGGCCCTATCTGGATGGGCCGGCGGCAGGCGGCGCGCCGCACGAGGGCTCGACCTACGGCCGCCGGACGTTCGGCTACATGACGGTGCCGTTCACCACGCTGGGCCTGTATGGCCACGACATGTGGAACCAGACCGACTACTTCATGGCGTCGGTCTTCTGGTCCATCTACTCGACCACGCCGGGGCCCACCCGGAGGGGCCAGTTCCAGCTGTTCGAGACCTTCCCATTCAATGACGACGAGCGCTGGCTGAACCGGTGGAATCCCAGCAACACCGCGCAGACGTCGCTGGGCAGCTACTTCGCCCCGCTCATCGAGGAGTGGTCGGACCAGCCCATCGCGGGTTATGCCAAGCGCTTCCTGGAACTCACCGGCCATCCGATTGACGACCGACTCATCCGGTACGTCTATAGCGACACGCTGGCGGCGGTGCCGTCTCGTGACCTCGCGGAGCTGCCGCTCGACTACCACGCACCCGGACTGGGCATGGTGTACGCCAAGACGGCGTGGGCGCCCGACGCGACCCTGGTCAACCTGCAGTTCGGTGTGACGGCCAACGCGGGTCATGAGCACCGCGACTCCGGCAACTTCCAGGTGTGGCGCGCGGGCGAGTTCCTGACCCGCGAGACGGTGGGCTACGCCAACTCCATCGTCGGATACGCCGGTGGCGCGGCGGTCGACTGCGCGTCGCCCGTGGGGCACAACACGCTCTTGTTCGAGGGGCGGGGCACGGTCGGCTACTACCACCACGCGCCGCAAATGCTGCGCCTGGAGTCGTCGTCCGTGGCGAGCTACGCCGCGGTCGACCTCACCGGCGTGTATGACTTGAACGCCGAGTGGGCCCACCGAGAGGCCGAGGTCGGCAACCCCCACGCGGGCCGGGTGGTGCGTGAGACCTTGCTCGTGCGTCCGCTCGACACCCTGATTGTGTTCGACCGGCTCGAAAGCGCACGGGATGACGCCACGGTTGCCAAGACCTTCTTGGTTCATTTCCCGGAGTCACCGGTGCTCATGGGCAACACCTGGTCCGCGAACAGCGGCGGGCAGCAGCTGCGGGTCAGCACCCTGGTTCCAGCCAATCCCGTTCGGCGAATCATCGACGAGCGCGGCCCGGTGCGCGGCGATGGCACCTACCCGTACCCGGTGGGCCAGTTCCGTGGAGAGATTGAGACCCGCGGGGAGGTGGTGAGTCACTTCCTTCACGTCGTGCAGGCCAAGGATGTGGCCGACAGCGCGGCGCTGCAGCTCACGCTCGACGAAACGGCGACCGCGTACAGCGTGACGTTGAGTCACCCAACCCGCGGAAGCGCGGTGGTCCGCTTCGAGAAGGGGATTGAGAGCACGGGCGGCAGCTTCGGCTACGCCGCCAGCGGCGCGGTCACTCCGGCGCCACTGCGCGCGGGGGTGCAAGCGATGACGGTCACCCCAAGCGGGCCGGTGTGGGGACCGTGA
- a CDS encoding GlxA family transcriptional regulator has translation MITHVVFDGVAEGSLGVGLDVVDTAARLVEAGLATVPRGAQVLRQRVVSLDGQPVRSSTGRTVSVDGALSLRGVKAGDVLLVPGLSAASERAIERLLSRADAARGITLLARAAAKGARVAASCSATFVLAASGLLAGRSATTTWWLVPSFVRRFPEVALQPDRMVVESDGVLTAGSAFAHADLVLAIVARVASPSLAHLVARYLVLDERVSQARYMVMEHLRVSDPALRAVEQFVAANLGRQLTLDELARAAATSSRTLARRVQAGLGMTPLEFVQRVRVAHASHLLETTHASVEDVAARVGYADTAAFRRVFRRYVGETPRGRHGNSRARRSPLKGRDSPAP, from the coding sequence GTGATTACGCATGTGGTGTTCGATGGCGTGGCAGAGGGCTCGCTGGGCGTGGGGCTCGATGTGGTCGACACGGCCGCACGACTCGTCGAGGCAGGGCTCGCCACGGTTCCCCGGGGTGCCCAGGTCTTGCGTCAGCGGGTGGTGTCGCTCGACGGTCAGCCGGTCCGCTCGAGCACGGGACGCACCGTCTCCGTGGACGGCGCGCTGAGCCTCCGAGGTGTGAAGGCGGGAGACGTGTTGCTGGTACCTGGGCTCTCCGCGGCGAGCGAGCGCGCCATCGAGCGGTTGCTCTCGCGTGCCGATGCGGCGCGTGGCATCACGTTGCTCGCGCGCGCGGCGGCGAAGGGCGCCAGGGTCGCGGCCTCGTGCTCCGCGACCTTCGTCCTCGCGGCGTCCGGCCTCCTCGCGGGGCGGAGCGCGACGACGACCTGGTGGCTCGTCCCCTCATTCGTGCGTCGCTTCCCCGAGGTCGCCCTCCAACCAGACCGGATGGTTGTCGAGAGCGACGGCGTCCTCACCGCGGGCTCGGCCTTCGCGCATGCGGACCTGGTGCTGGCCATCGTCGCGCGGGTCGCGAGCCCATCACTCGCGCACCTGGTGGCCCGCTACCTCGTGCTCGACGAGCGTGTCTCACAGGCCAGGTACATGGTGATGGAGCACCTCCGCGTCTCGGACCCGGCGCTTCGTGCCGTGGAGCAATTCGTCGCCGCGAATCTGGGCCGGCAGCTGACGCTCGATGAGCTCGCCCGTGCCGCTGCCACCTCCTCGCGCACGCTCGCGCGGCGGGTGCAGGCCGGGCTGGGCATGACGCCGCTCGAGTTCGTGCAGCGGGTGCGCGTGGCTCACGCCTCCCACCTGCTCGAGACGACCCATGCGTCGGTCGAAGATGTCGCTGCCCGGGTGGGGTATGCCGACACCGCTGCGTTCCGTCGCGTGTTCCGGCGGTACGTCGGAGAGACGCCACGAGGAAGGCACGGCAACTCACGCGCCCGGCGCTCACCGTTGAAAGGGCGCGATTCACCGGCGCCATGA